GATAAGCAGAATGTCCGACGAGGCGTTCAGCCCTCCGATCTGATGCATCTTATAGACCTTGTCGAGCAACTGCGCCTCGTATTTCGAAGCGATCGGCACGATGTGGTTCATCGCCAGGTCGCCCAGCACGCGGCCTTCGATCTGGATTTTCTTGGTATAGGTCTCCCACTTCACCTCGGTGCGGGCTTCGAGTTCGACCTTGGTGAAAACTCCCATATCGCCGAACATCTTCAGGCTCTCCCTGTCCAGGTAGCGGTCGAAGATCAGCGGCGTCGACGTCTCGCAGTCCAGACCGCGCCGCTTCGCCTCGGCCTTCCACTCGTCCGAATAGCCGTTGCCGTCGAACCGGATGGCCTTGCAGGCCTTGATCATCTGCTTGAGCACCTCGTAAATGGCCCTCTCCTTCTTGGCCCCGGCCTCGATCTTGGCGTCCACGGCCTTCTTGAACTCGGTCAGTTCGTATGCCATCGCCGAGTTGAGCACGATCATCGCCTCGGCGCAGTTGTCCGACGAACCCACGGCGCGGAACTCGAAGCGGTTGCCCGTGAAGGCGAACGGCGAGGTGCGGTTGCGGTCGGTGTTGTCCAGCAGCAGCGTCGGGATGTGCGAAATGCCGCTCATCTTGAAGACGTTCTTGGCGTCGAAACGGATGGCGTCGTCGCCCTTCGATGCGGCCAGCTTGTCCAGCACGGCCGACACCTGCGTTCCGAGGAAGGTCGAAATGATGGCGGGAGGCGCCTCGTTGGCGCCCAGCCGGTGAGCGTTCGTCGCGCTCATAATCGACGCCTTCAGCAGGCCGTTGTGCTTGTAAACCGCCGAAATGGCGTTCACCAGGAAAGTGATGAACTGGAGGTTCTCCGAAGCGGTCTTGCCCGGACCGAGCAGGTTCACGCCCGTATCGGTTCCCAGCGACCAGTTGTTGTGCTTGCCCGATCCGTTGATCCCCTTGAAGGGTTTTTCGTGCAGCAGCACGCGGAACTGGTGACGGCGGGCGATCTTGTCCATAATGGTCATCAGCAACTGGTTGTGGTCGTTGGCCAGGTTGGCCTCCTCGTAAACCGGAGCCAGCTCGAACTGATTGGGAGCCACCTCGTTGTGGCGCGTCTTGACCGGAATTCCCAACTTCAGGCACTCGTATTCGAGGTCCTTCATAAAGGCCATCACACGCGTCGGAATCGCCCCGAAATAGTGGTCTTCCAACTGCTGGTTCTTGGCCGACTCGTGTCCCATGAGCGTACGCCCCGTGAGCATCAGGTCGGGACGCACGGCCCAAAGGCTCTCGTCCACGAGGAAATATTCCTGCTCCCAGCCCAGGTAGGAAAAGACCTTCTCGACATTCTTGTCGAAATAGCGGCACACCTCCGTGGCGGCCTTGTCGATGGCCGTCAGCGAGCGCAGCAGGGGCACTTTGTAGTCGAGCGCCTCGCCCGTGTAGGCGATGAAGACGGTAGGGATACAGAGCGTCGTGTCGACGATGAAGGCGGGCGACGTGGGGTCCCAGGCCGAGTAGCCGCGGGCCTCGAACGTATTGCGGATGCCGCCGTTGGGGAACGACGAGGCGTCGGGCTCCTGCTGCACGAGCAGCTTGCCGGAGAACTCCTCCAGCACGCCGCCCTGACCGTCCGGCTCGGCAAAGGCGTCGTGTTTCTCGGCCGTACCGCCCGTCAGGGGTTGAAACCAGTGGGTATAGTGGTCCGCACCGTGCTCCAGCGCCCACTGGCGCATACCCGCCGCGATGCTGTCGGCAACTTCGCGCGTAAGCGGCGTGCGTTTTTCCATCGTGTCGAGCAGGGCCGCATAGGTGCGCTTGTCGAGATACTTCCGCATAGCCGCACGTCCAAATACCTTCTTTCCGAAGTAGTCCGACGGGCGTCCCTCGGGAACTTTCACCTCGACGGCCGTGTGATTTATGGCCGCATCGACCATCTTGAATCTGAGTAATGATGACATATACCTGACTGATTAAGGGTTTAGTGTTCGTAGAAAAAACCGCGCGGGGAAGGACCCGATAATTGCAAACTAAAACCTAACCTGAAATTCAACCGGACAACTGCCTCCCGGCAGGACCTGCCGACCTAACTAACCCGGGGCCGCTCCCCCGCTGCGGTACATCTTTCGTTCCGGCTACAAATGTACGAATTATTCCGTTACGTTGTTTTTACAAAATCACCGTTTTTTCAAAAAACAGCCGTTTTTTTCATCATTTTCCCGAAAAAACAACCGTTTTTCGCCGCACACACCCGAAAATTTCAGTCATTTTTCGAAAAACAGCCTCATTTTTCACGAAAAATCCCCAAAATACATTTTTTCGTTTTTTTCCAAAACAAGCAGAAATAAAGACCATTTTTCAACCATTCAACCACACCGAAGACAGCATCCGCGCCGGGCCGTCCGGAAATGCGGCGGGCGGCGAAATCCGGAAAAATTCCGCTGCACTGTTATTTTCGTAACAATTTCTTGTTACAATTCGGTAATTAATTTGTAACTTTACGTGCAATTTTGAAACAGAACGAAACTACACACATACTAATCTCTAAATAGTCATGGCAAATACCAAACGTGAAAAGCTGTTCACCGAGTTCCCGCCGGTCCCGACCGAAAAGTGGGAAGAGGTGATTACAGCCGACCTGAAAGGAGCCGATTACGAGCGCAAGCTGGTGTGGCGTACGGGAGAAGGATTCAACGTCCGCCCCTACTACCGCGCCGAAAACCTCGAAGGCATCCGTTTTCTGGGCTCGCAGGCAGGCGAGTTCCCGTACGTCAGAGGTACGCGCAGCCACAATCGCTGGCGCGTGCATCAGACCGTCGAGGTAAAATGTCCCAGGGAGGCCAACGCCGAGGCGCTGAAACTCCTCAACTCGGGCGTCGATTCATTGGGCTTCTCAATCGCGAAGGAGGGCTTCACGGCCGAAGAACTCGATCAGCTGCTCGCCGGAATCTCGATCCCGGCCATCGAAATGGTCTTCTGCGGCGCGCAGACGGGCAGCATCGCCGAACTGGTGATCGCCAAGCTCGAAAAGGAAGGCACTGCCTCCGAGGCGCACGTGGCCTTCTCGATCGACCCGCTGGTCAAGGGACTGTCGCAGAAAGGCGACTTCTGCTCGCCCAACGGCGAAAAGTGCTTCGCGAAGATCGCCTCGCTGATCGAAAAGACCCGCGAGTACAAGCACATCCGTATCGTGACCGTCTCGGCCGGCATCTTCTCGAACGCCGGATCGACCATCGTCGAGGAGCTGGCGTTCGCCCTCTCGGCCGGTAACGATTACATCGCGCGCCTGACCGACGCCGGCGTGGACGCCGAGCTGGCGGCCCGCAAGCTGCGCTTCTCGTTCTCGGTCACCTCGAACTACTTCCTCGAAATCGCCAAGTTCCGCGCGGCGCGCATGCTGTGGGCCAACATCGTCAAGGGTTACAACCCCTCGAAGAACTGCGCCTGCAAAATGCACATCCACGCCCGCACGGCAGACTGGAACCAGACCGTTTACGATCCCTATGTCAATATGCTCCGCGGCACGACGGAGGCCATGTCGGCCACCATCGCCGGCGTACATTCGCTGGAGGTGACGCCGTTCGACGCCGCGTTCGAAAGCCCCACGGAGTTCTCGAAGCGCATCGCCCGCAACGTCGAACTGCTCCTGAAGCACGAATCGCACTTCGACCAGGTGGTAGACCCCGCAGGCGGCTCGTACTACGTGGAGAACCTCACGCAGTCGATCGCCGCCGAGGCCTGGAAGCTCTTCCTCGAAATCGAGGAGAAGGGCGGCTACGCCGAGGCCTACAAGGCCGGCTTCATCAAGGAGCGCGTGGAGGCTTCGGCCGCCGCCAAGGACAAGGCCATCGCAACGCGCCGCCAGACGCTGCTCGGCGCCAACCAGTTCCCCAACTTCACGGAGGTGGCCCCGAAGGAGATCACCGCCGAAGCCGTCACCCGTCCCGCTGCCGAAGGCAACGTCCTCACGCCCTACCGCGGCGCCATGGCCTTCGAGGCGATGCGCCTGCACGTGGACCGCTCGGGCAAACAGCCCAAGGCGTTCATGCTCACCTGCGGCAACCTGGCGATGGCCCGCGCCCGCGCCCAGTTCTCGTGCAACTTCTTCGCCTGCGCCGGAATCCGCGTGCAGGACAACACCTTCTTCAAGTCGATCGAGGAGGGCGTGAAGGCCGCACTCGAATCGAAAGCCGAGATCGTGGTGGTCTGCGCTTCGGACGACGATTACGCAGAGGCCGCACCGAAGGTGAAGGAGCTGCTCGCCGGCAAAGCCATTCTCGTAGTCGCAGGCGCTCCCGCATGCGCACCCGAACTGGAGGCCCAGGGCATCACGAACTTCATCTCGGTGAAGTCGAACGTCCTGGAGACTCTGAAGTTTTATCTTAAAGAAATGGGCATCTGATCATGAGAGCTAAATTTTCAGAACTGACATACGAAGCAGGCGGGCAGAAGAGCTGCTGCGCCTCGAAAGGCTGCGGACAGGTGGAGCCGTGGCTGACGGCCGAGCGCATCCCCGTCAAGGGCGCCTATACGGCCGAAGACCTCGAAGGCATGGAGCACCTGAACTACGCGGCAGGCATCGCCCCGTTCCTGCGCGGCCCCTACTCGACGATGTACGTGATGCGTCCGTGGACCATCCGCCAGTACGCCGGATTCTCGACCGCCGAGGAGTCCAACGCATTCTACCGCCGCAATCTCGCCGCCGGACAGAAAGGTCTGTCGGTGGCCTTCGACCTGGCAACGCACCGCGGTTACGACGCCGACCACCCGCGCGTGGTGGGCGACGTGGGCAAGGCCGGCGTGTCGATCTGCTCGGTGGAGGACATGAAGGTGCTCTTCAACGGCATTCCGCTCGACCGGATGTCGGTGTCGATGACCATGAACGGCGCCGTGCTGCCGATCCTGGCCTTCTACATCGTGACGGGCCTGGAGCAGGGCTGCACGCTCGACCAGCTGGCCGGTACGATCCAGAACGACATCCTCAAGGAGTTCATGGTGCGCAACACCTATATATATCCGCCCGAGTTCTCGATGCGGATCATCGCCGACATCTTCGAGTACACCTCGAAGAACATGCCCAAGTTCAACTCGATCTCGATTTCGGGTTACCACATGCAGGAGGCGGGCGCCACGAACGACATCGAGCTGGCCTACACGCTGGCCGACGGTCTGGAGTACCTGCGCGCCGGCGTCAACGCAGGCATGTCGATCGACGCCTTCGCACCGCGTCTGTCGTTCTTCTGGGCCATCGGCATGAACCACTTCATGGAAATCGCCAAGATGCGCGCCGCGCGTATGCTGTGGGCCAAGATCGTTAAACAGTTCAACCCCAAGAACCCCAAGTCGCTGGCGCTGCGCACCCACTCGCAGACCTCGGGCTGGTCGCTCACCGAGCAGGACCCGTTCAACAACGTGGCCCGCACGGCCATCGAGGCCATGGGCGCCGCGCTGGGACACACCCAGTCGCTGCACACCAACGCCTTGGACGAGGCGATCGCCCTGCCGACCGACTTCTCGGCGCGTATTGCGCGTAACACGCAGATCTACATTCAGGAGGAGACCAACATCTGCCGCGAGGTCGACCCGTGGGCAGGTTCCTACTACATCGAGACGCTGACCAACGAGATCGCCCACAAAGCCTGGGAGCGCATCGAGGAGGTCGAGAAGCTGGGCGGTATGGCCAAGGCCATCGAGACCGGCATTCCGAAGATGCGCATCGAGGAGGCGTCGGCCCGCAAGCAGGCCCGCATCGACTCCGGCGAGGAGAAGATCATCGGCATCAACGAATACCGTCTGGAGAAGGAGGCCCCGATCGACATTCTCGCCGTGGACAACACGGCCGTGCGCGAGAGCCAGATCAAGCGGCTCAAGGAGCTGCGCGCCAACCGCGACGAAGCTGCCGTGAAGAAGGCGCTGGCCGCCATCACCGAGTGCGTGAAGAGCAAGCAGGGCAACCTGCTCGAACTGGCCGTCGAGGCCGCCAAGGTCCGCGCCTCGCTGGGCGAAATCTCCGATGCCTGCGAAGTGGTCGTAGGCCGCTACAAAGCTGTTATCCGTTCCATTTCAGGTGTATACTCTTCAGAAGTGAAAAACGACAAATCCTTCGAGCGCGCCAAGGAGCTGTGCGCCGAATTCGCCAAGAAAGAGGGCCGTCAGCCGCGCGTGATGATCGCCAAGCTCGGCCAGGACGGACACGACCGCGGCGCCAAGGTGGTCGCTACGGGTTATGCCGACATCGGCTTCGACGTCGACATGGGTCCGCTGTTCCAGACTCCGGAGGAGGCCGCCAAGCAGGCCGTCGAAAACGACGTGCACGTAGTCGGCGTATCGTCGCTGGCCGCCGGCCACCTGACGCTCGTGCCGCAGATCATCGCCGAGTTGAAGAAGCTGGGCCGCGAGGACATCATCGTCATCGTCGGCGGCGTGATCCCCGCGCAGGACTACGATGAACTCTACCGCGACGGCGCCGCCGCCATCTTCGGCCCCGGTACGCCGATCGCCACGGCAGCCATCAAGATCCTCGAAATCCTGCTCGCCGAGTAAATTCCCGGCTCCGACAAGAGAAACGCCGCGGTCGCAAGACCGGGGCGTTTTTTGTTCCGGAGCACTTCGGGAGGGACTTTTTTCACCCGCCAAAGACCGGAACGGGAGTTTTTGCATTATCTTTACGACTGAAATACACAAATTCATTACAACGTTCCATTCGCATGAAGAAAACCCTCATTCTGTTGCTTGCCTGCTGTGCCTGCATCCGGTCGCAGGCGCAGACACCGGAGGCGGCCGCCGCACCGGAACCCTCCGCAACCCGGACCGACAGCACCCTGACATTCCCCGAACCTGAATTCATCGGCCAGGCACTGGCTATCCGGCCCGACAACAGAACCGAGCAGCTCGTCCAGGAGAGCCTGGCTCCCCGCCACCGGTCGTCCACCGGGCAGAAACTGTTCGGCATCGGAAAGGACCACATCGACGAAATGACGCTGAAAGGCGCGCAGTCCCCCGTCCGGTTCCGGAAGAGCGACGGCATCGCCTTTATCATCCGCGTTCCGGACAACCTGATCGACCCGATGTCGGTGATCAGCGTCTTCCGGTTCAAGGTCAAGAAGAAGATGCGGATCGCCGAATACGCGTCGGTCGGAACCTTCGGCGACCGGCAGCGCAACACGCTGGAACGGCAGCCCTTCATCTCGCGCCGGTTCGGAAGCAGCTCCTACCTCATCATCCTGAAAGGCGTCGAGACCGGAGAATACGGCATCACGGTCGATGCGCTGGGCAGTCTCAACGTTTCGACATTCGGGGTGGACGAATAAACCCGCGTTCCATGACAAACAATCCCCGCAACCGAGGTTGCGGGGATTGTTCTTTCGGCAGCCGGCAATGGAATCACAGGCAGGCCTCCAGAATCCGGCGGGCCATGGCGCCGTCGACGTTCTGCGCCTCGCCGAACCGATCGCCCGCAGCCGTGAAGCGGCGTTCGATCTCGGCGATGGTCTCTTCGCCGATACCCTCCTCCGAAAGGCGTGTCGAGAGGCCCAGCGAACGGAAGAACGCCTCGTTGGCCGCAATCGTGCGGTCGATGCGCTCCTCCTCCGAACCGCCGGCAATGCCCCAGATACGCTCGCCGTATTGCAGCAGTTTGCCGCGTTTCTGCCCGCGCAGCACGCGCAGCGTACCGTTGATGACAATGGCCAGCGTCGCACCGTGCGTCAAGCCGTGCAGCGCCGTCAGCTCGTGGCCGATCATGTGCGTCGCCCAGTCCTGCGTCACGCCCATACGGATCATGTCGTTCAGGGCCAGCGTCGCCGAAAGCATGTATTCCGACATCGTGTCGTAATCGCGCTCGTCCGCCAGCGCTTTGGGAGCGATTTCGACCACCGTATGCAGGATGCCTTCGGCCCAGCGGTCCATCAGCCGCGACTGATGGGGCGTAGTCATATACTGCTCCAGCACATGCACGAAAGTATCCGCAAGTCCGCAGGCTACCTGACGCTTCGGCAGCGAATAGAGCGTCTCGGGATCGAGGATCGAGAAGACCGGATAATCGCCGTAGAAAGCATATTTTTCCTTGGTCTCGTAGCGCGAAATGACCGCCCCGGAGTTCATCTCGGAACCCGTGGCCGACATGGTGAGGACCGTAGCCAGCGGCACGGTCTTGCCGGCCTGCCCCTTGAGCACGATGTCCCATGCATCGCCGTCGTAGAGAAGGCCCGCAGCGATGAGTTTCGTACCGTCGATGACCGACCCGCCGCCGACAGCCAGCAGGAAGTCCACCTTCCGCTCTTTGCCCAGCGCAATGGCTTCGCGCAGGGTCTCGACCGACGGATTCGCCTCGATGCCCCAGAACTCGACCAGGTCGCGGCCTTCGAGTGCGGCGACGACCTGATCGTAGACGCCGTTACGCTTGACGCTTCCGCCGCCGAAGGTCAGCATGATGCGTTTTCCGGCGGGAATGAGCTTCGGCAGACGGGCGATCTGGCCCTTGCCGAAAACCAGTTTGGTCGGATTGTGATAGATGAAGTTGTTCATGGCGAATATTTATTTATCCTATTACGAAGAGAATGAATGACCGGACGGCTCCGAAACCGGATTGCACCTGGTTTGACAGGGCCTCCGGCTGTTAAAAGAGCCGTTACGCCTCTAAAGATACGAAAAAAGCCGGACTGCGCAGAGAATTCTCCGCTAATTTTCAATCTTTGCGGTGAGAGCTGCCGGTTTGTGCTTAAACGAAGCAGAGCGCGGATGGGTGTACCGAAGTACGTCCCATTCGCGCCCTGCAGGAGCAAGTGCAAAGATGCACCGTAAAATCAATCGTTTAGAAGTACTTGCCGCGCAGGTCCTGAATCTTGGCCATCTGCTGGATAGCCGGGATGGCGAACTGCTGGGCCATGCCCTCGGCCATGGCCTGGGCGCGAACTTTCTCGCCTTCGGCGGTCTGCTTGTCGTCGGTCTTGACATCCCCGACCTCGAAGACATAGACGCCCGAAAGTCCCTTCACGGGAGCCGACAGGGCACCCTTCTCGGCCGATGCGATGGCGCCCACCAGACGAGGCTCCATGCCCACGCCGTTCACGTAGAACGAACCGAAAGTCACATCGGAGAAGTCCTCCACCTCCGAGCCGAGACTTGCAGCCTGTTCGGCGAGGGTCGAACCCGAAAGGCTCTTGACGATATAATCGTATTTTTTGTCGCGAAGAAGCTGCGAACGGATCTGGGCCGAAACCTTATTCAGCGGTGCGTACTCATTGTCGTCGATCTCGGTCAGCGTGGCAATCACGTAGTCCTTGCCTACATTGAAGATCGCCGAAAGGTCGCCCTCCTTCGCTCCGTAGGCCCAGCGGGCCACCTCGCGCGAATCCTCAAGGCCGCGGATCGTACGGTCGCCCTGGGCAATCGCAGCCACGCGGGGCGTCACGGCAGCCGTCGAAGCGGCATCTGCGA
This Alistipes shahii WAL 8301 DNA region includes the following protein-coding sequences:
- a CDS encoding glutamine synthetase III, whose amino-acid sequence is MVDAAINHTAVEVKVPEGRPSDYFGKKVFGRAAMRKYLDKRTYAALLDTMEKRTPLTREVADSIAAGMRQWALEHGADHYTHWFQPLTGGTAEKHDAFAEPDGQGGVLEEFSGKLLVQQEPDASSFPNGGIRNTFEARGYSAWDPTSPAFIVDTTLCIPTVFIAYTGEALDYKVPLLRSLTAIDKAATEVCRYFDKNVEKVFSYLGWEQEYFLVDESLWAVRPDLMLTGRTLMGHESAKNQQLEDHYFGAIPTRVMAFMKDLEYECLKLGIPVKTRHNEVAPNQFELAPVYEEANLANDHNQLLMTIMDKIARRHQFRVLLHEKPFKGINGSGKHNNWSLGTDTGVNLLGPGKTASENLQFITFLVNAISAVYKHNGLLKASIMSATNAHRLGANEAPPAIISTFLGTQVSAVLDKLAASKGDDAIRFDAKNVFKMSGISHIPTLLLDNTDRNRTSPFAFTGNRFEFRAVGSSDNCAEAMIVLNSAMAYELTEFKKAVDAKIEAGAKKERAIYEVLKQMIKACKAIRFDGNGYSDEWKAEAKRRGLDCETSTPLIFDRYLDRESLKMFGDMGVFTKVELEARTEVKWETYTKKIQIEGRVLGDLAMNHIVPIASKYEAQLLDKVYKMHQIGGLNASSDILLIKKIQDHTASIQKLTGEMIDARKVANRIEDPREKAIAYHDTVAVCFDEIRRHIDKLEEIVDDQIWPLPKYRELLFLR
- a CDS encoding methylmalonyl-CoA mutase family protein, with protein sequence MANTKREKLFTEFPPVPTEKWEEVITADLKGADYERKLVWRTGEGFNVRPYYRAENLEGIRFLGSQAGEFPYVRGTRSHNRWRVHQTVEVKCPREANAEALKLLNSGVDSLGFSIAKEGFTAEELDQLLAGISIPAIEMVFCGAQTGSIAELVIAKLEKEGTASEAHVAFSIDPLVKGLSQKGDFCSPNGEKCFAKIASLIEKTREYKHIRIVTVSAGIFSNAGSTIVEELAFALSAGNDYIARLTDAGVDAELAARKLRFSFSVTSNYFLEIAKFRAARMLWANIVKGYNPSKNCACKMHIHARTADWNQTVYDPYVNMLRGTTEAMSATIAGVHSLEVTPFDAAFESPTEFSKRIARNVELLLKHESHFDQVVDPAGGSYYVENLTQSIAAEAWKLFLEIEEKGGYAEAYKAGFIKERVEASAAAKDKAIATRRQTLLGANQFPNFTEVAPKEITAEAVTRPAAEGNVLTPYRGAMAFEAMRLHVDRSGKQPKAFMLTCGNLAMARARAQFSCNFFACAGIRVQDNTFFKSIEEGVKAALESKAEIVVVCASDDDYAEAAPKVKELLAGKAILVVAGAPACAPELEAQGITNFISVKSNVLETLKFYLKEMGI
- the scpA gene encoding methylmalonyl-CoA mutase, encoding MRAKFSELTYEAGGQKSCCASKGCGQVEPWLTAERIPVKGAYTAEDLEGMEHLNYAAGIAPFLRGPYSTMYVMRPWTIRQYAGFSTAEESNAFYRRNLAAGQKGLSVAFDLATHRGYDADHPRVVGDVGKAGVSICSVEDMKVLFNGIPLDRMSVSMTMNGAVLPILAFYIVTGLEQGCTLDQLAGTIQNDILKEFMVRNTYIYPPEFSMRIIADIFEYTSKNMPKFNSISISGYHMQEAGATNDIELAYTLADGLEYLRAGVNAGMSIDAFAPRLSFFWAIGMNHFMEIAKMRAARMLWAKIVKQFNPKNPKSLALRTHSQTSGWSLTEQDPFNNVARTAIEAMGAALGHTQSLHTNALDEAIALPTDFSARIARNTQIYIQEETNICREVDPWAGSYYIETLTNEIAHKAWERIEEVEKLGGMAKAIETGIPKMRIEEASARKQARIDSGEEKIIGINEYRLEKEAPIDILAVDNTAVRESQIKRLKELRANRDEAAVKKALAAITECVKSKQGNLLELAVEAAKVRASLGEISDACEVVVGRYKAVIRSISGVYSSEVKNDKSFERAKELCAEFAKKEGRQPRVMIAKLGQDGHDRGAKVVATGYADIGFDVDMGPLFQTPEEAAKQAVENDVHVVGVSSLAAGHLTLVPQIIAELKKLGREDIIVIVGGVIPAQDYDELYRDGAAAIFGPGTPIATAAIKILEILLAE
- a CDS encoding iron-containing alcohol dehydrogenase, with the protein product MNNFIYHNPTKLVFGKGQIARLPKLIPAGKRIMLTFGGGSVKRNGVYDQVVAALEGRDLVEFWGIEANPSVETLREAIALGKERKVDFLLAVGGGSVIDGTKLIAAGLLYDGDAWDIVLKGQAGKTVPLATVLTMSATGSEMNSGAVISRYETKEKYAFYGDYPVFSILDPETLYSLPKRQVACGLADTFVHVLEQYMTTPHQSRLMDRWAEGILHTVVEIAPKALADERDYDTMSEYMLSATLALNDMIRMGVTQDWATHMIGHELTALHGLTHGATLAIVINGTLRVLRGQKRGKLLQYGERIWGIAGGSEEERIDRTIAANEAFFRSLGLSTRLSEEGIGEETIAEIERRFTAAGDRFGEAQNVDGAMARRILEACL